The proteins below are encoded in one region of Penicillium psychrofluorescens genome assembly, chromosome: 4:
- a CDS encoding uncharacterized protein (ID:PFLUO_006397-T1.cds;~source:funannotate), with protein MADIQEKPQQTNGEAISSPVIEEHMSARQYVMTRIPTLVPPMRPAPNPFKALAMLNTQQWLFFLVAFLGWTIDAIDFFLVSLTTEDLATSFKTSVTNITWGITLVLMLRSVGAIIFGIASDRYGRKWPFVVNLVLFIILELGAGFCQTYQQFLACRALFGIAMGGLYGNAAATALEDCPSEARGIVSGLLQQGYAFGYLLATAFARGLVDTTSHGWRPLYWFAACLPVLVIVFRLCLPETNTFIRRQAMREQVSGGVAKSFVEEGKVALKRHWLLLVYLVLLMTGFNFMSHGSQDLYPTMLEAQFNFSPNAVTVTQVVANLGALTGGTLCGWASQIFGRRFSIIAISIVGGALLYPYTFVENHSVMAAAFFEQFMVQGAWGVIPIHLMELSPGPIRTFVVGTAYQLGNLVSSASSTIESTIGERFPLPPTKTEPHRYAYGKVICIFMGCVFAYTILITLVGPEHLGREFDAEHDSDLAEVAAHRGLANHGDDTSDSEKGAAKL; from the exons atggcggacaTCCAGGAAAAGCCCCAGCAGACCAACGGGGAGGCTATTTCCTCGCCGGTGATTGAGGAGCATATGAGCGCCAGGCAATATGTGATGACTCGGATTCCGACCCTGGTGCCGCCCATGAGGCCGGCCCCGAACCCCTTCAAGGCGCTCGCGATGTTGAACACACAACAGTGGCTGTTTTTCTTG GTCGCCTTCCTCGGCTGGACGATAGATGCCAtagatttttttttggtctctCTTACAACGGAAGATCTGGCAACGAGCTTCAAAACGTCGGTCACTAATATCACCTGGGGCATCACCCTCGTGCTCATGCTGCGGTCCGTCGGCGCGATCATCTTCGGTATTGCGTCCGATCGTTATGGCCGCAAATGGCCGTTTGTTGTCAATCTGGTCCTGTTCATCATCCTCGAATTGGGCGCGGGCTTCTGCCAGACCTACCAACAGTTCCTGGCCTGCCGCGCCCTGTTCGGGATTGCGATGGGCGGTCTCTACGGGAacgccgccgccacggcACTCGAGGACTGTCCCTCCGAGGCCCGCGGTATTGTCTCCGgtctgctgcagcagggcTACGCATTTGGCTACTTGCTTGCTACGGCGTTTGCGCGTGGCCTGGTCGATACCACCTCGCATGGCTGGCGCCCGCTGTACTGGTTCGCAGCGTGCCTGCCCGTTCTGGTTATTGTTTTCCGCCTATGTCTGCCGGAGACCAATACCTTTATAAGGCGGCAGGCGATGCGGGAGCAAGTAAGCGGTGGTGTGGCCAAGTCTTTCGTggaggagggcaaggtcgCGCTCAAGCGTCACTGGCTGCTGTTGGTCTACttggtgctgctgatgacgggCTTTAACTTTATG TCTCACGGATCGCAAGATCTCTACCCAACCATGCTGGAAGCCCAGTTCAACTTTTCCCCCAATGCCGTCACCGTCACTCAAGTTGTCGCCAACCTCGGCGCGCTGACGGGCGGCACGCTCTGCGGCTGGGCTAGTCAGATCTTCGGCCGGCGGTTCTCGATCATCGCGATCTccatcgtcggcggcgcgctGTTGTACCCATACACGTTTGTGGAGAACCACTCGGTGATGgctgccgccttcttcgagCAGTTCATGGTGCAGGGTGCCTGGGGTGTGATCCCCATTCACCTGATGGAGCTATCCCCAGGTCCCATCCGCACATTTGTCGTCGGTACCGCGTACCAGCTGGGTAATCTGGTATCGTCGGCGAGTTCGACCATCGAGTCGACCATCGGCGAGCGCTTCCCGCTGCCCCCGACCAAGACCGAGCCCCATCGCTACGCGTATGGCAAGGTCATTTGTATCTTCATGGGCTGTGTCTTTGCGTACACGATTCTGATTACCTTGGTCGGTCCCGAGCATCTCGGCCGCGAGTTTGACGCCGAGCATGATTCTGATTTGGCGGAGGTTGCTGCCCACCGTGGCCTGGCGAACCATGGCGATGATACTAGTGATTCTGAGAAGGGGGCTGCTAAGCTGTAG
- a CDS encoding uncharacterized protein (ID:PFLUO_006398-T1.cds;~source:funannotate), with product MHRRSSGSPVEADEDSASRTTTPPSSSDDHGSNSIDSANEKSRSQIAPRGTSFDTRRDGSSTPRSRNSSMWRTPSSHPSNDTKTMPLASPRLPMEAPSPDGRRWRQSRLRNPWTSSILTAFTTCVAVAFLISIVRSFTGRQAGSNGCGVPMMSPTFIKMLDFDTEHTRFASKYNLYLYREEGVDPYTQDNIGLNGVPVLFLPGNAGSYRQVRSLAAEASRYYYDVVRHDEDRIGAGARSLDFFMVDFNEDMAAFHGQTLLDQAEYVNEAIAYILSLYHDPRRSRRDPGLPDPSAVVLIGHSMGGIVARTSLTMANYQANSVNTIITMSAPHAKPPVSFDSDIVHTYKQINDYWREAYSQTWANNNPLWHVTLISIAGGARDTVVPSDYASISSLVPETHGFTVFSSTIPDVWIGMDHLSITWCDQFRKAITKSLFEIVDARRPSQTKPRAERMRVLKKWYLTGLESVAERTLSQKEPNTLLTLEDNANTILAQGQRLILRELGQQHGPDVRMLPIPPQGISGKKFTLLTDQPIDKDSNLEVLFCSVFPLSNGRSTVFALNLDFSGGTVGSTRLACKSAADDAIHLPASTRQSQHPFDRSPPFSYLQYDLEDLAEHQFVAVVDKANTPTQGFVVAEFSDSSDAMIRAKVGLGGLLSAGLKMRLPANRPMLTEVRIPALHSSLLDYRLKITRHPQSPELFAPLLRQSIGDPHESKFFVNVDDVNVNLHGMAPFVPPPLREQAASNGVSFQLWTDPSIGSTVDISLQVDITSSLGELVMRYRTIFAAFPLLVVALVLRKQFQIYDESGYFIPFTDALDRAMRSSLPLLLVAMSLLASSLASHQSLPPTDDPFHWRTNSTETPIDFTKNDLLLGSQDTFFWFLVPIFGLISVGACVIINYLALAIVNIFSLVYGILHSKSGYIRREERVNLPIFSPPTPRRRIIHTAILLLLVSTIIPYQFAYMVACIVQLATCVRAQWHAKETKSASHLNFGNYAHSILILMLWVLPINVLVLLVWAHNLVVHWFMPFSSHHNVLSIMPFLILVETMTSGTMIPRITTRFKHVTSMIFFAIAIYSAIYGVSYAYLLHHLANLLAAWFVGLYLFGNKFSPRRLWRIIDGEEHAPSEPGSSHVKKKP from the exons ATGCACAGACGCTCGTCTGGCTCCCCTgtcgaggccgacgaggattCAGCCTCTCGCACCACCACACCCCCGTCCTCCTCGGACGATCATGGCTCCAACTCCATCGACTCCGCCAACGAGAAATCGCGGTCGCAGATAGCCCCCCGAGGCACCTCCTTCGACACTCGCCGCGACGGCAGCTCGACGCCGCGCTCCCGGAATTCGAGCATGTGGCGCACCCCGTCCTCCCATCCGTCCAACGATACCAAAACCATGCCATTGGCCTCGCCCCGACTTCCGATGGAGGCCCCTTCCCCCGAtggccgccgctggcgacAGTCCCGCCTGCGCAATCCCTGGACCAGCTCCATCCTCACGGCCTTCACCACCTGCGTCGCGGTCGCGTTTCTCATCTCGATTGTTCGGTCGTTCACCGGTCGCCAGGCCGGGAGTAATGGCTGCGGCGTGCCCATGATGAGCCCAACGTTTATCAAGATGTTGGACTTTGACACGGAGCACACGCGGTTCGCCAGCAAATACAACCTCTACCTATACCGTGAGGAGGGCGTGGACCCTTACACCCAGGATAATATCGGGTTGAATGGCGTGCCGGTCTTGTTTCTTCCAGGCAATGCCGGCAGCTATCGACAGGTCCGCTCATTGGCCGCCGAGGCCTCCCGATACTACTACGATGTGGTGCGCCACGACGAGGACCGGATCGGGGCGGGCGCCCGCAGCCTGGATTTTTTCATGGTGGATTTCAACGAAGACATGGCGGCGTTCCACGGGCAGACATTGCTGGATCAGGCTGAGTACGTGAATGAGGCCATCGCGTACATTCTCTCGCTTTATCATGACCCCCGGCGGTCGCGGCGCGATCCCGGACTACCCGACCCCAGCGCAGTCGTTCTCATCGGGCATTCCATGGGCGGCATTGTAGCACGCACGTCCCTGACCATGGCCAATTACCAAGCCAATTCAGTcaacaccatcatcaccatgtcGGCACCGCACGCGAAACCTCCGGTGTCCTTCGACTCGGACATCGTCCACACCTACAAACAGATCAATGACTACTGGCGCGAGGCCTACTCGCAGACTTGGGCAAACAACAACCCCCTGTGGCACGTTACTCTGATTTCCATTGCCGGTGGCGCGCGTGACACTGTGGTGCCCTCAGACTACGCGAGCATTTCCTCTCTCGTTCCCGAGACGCACGGCTTTACCGTGTTCTCCTCCACTATTCCCGATGTGTGGATCGGCATGGACCACTTATCGATCACTTGGTGCGACCAGTTCCGTAAGGCCATCACCAAGTCACTGTTTGAGATTGTTGATGCTCGACGCCCGAGCCAGACGAAGCCCCGAGCGGAACGCATGCGGGTGCTGAAGAAGTGGTATCTCACCGGACTTGAGTCCGTGGCAGAAAGGACGCTCTCACAGAAAGAACCAAACACTCTCTTGACTCTCGAGGACAACGCAAACACAATACTCGCCCAGGGCCAGCGTCTGATCCTACGAGAGTTGGGCCAGCAACACGGGCCAGATGTTCGCATGCTGCCGATCCCACCTCAGGGCATCTCGGGCAAGAAATTCACCTTGCTCACCGATCAGCCAATCGATAAGGACAGCAACCTCGAAGTGCTCTTTTGCAGCGTCTTCCCACTGAGCAATGGCCGGTCAACCGTCTTCGCTTTGAACTTGGATTTCTCGGGAGGCACTGTGGGCTCAACCCGCCTCGCTTGCAAGagcgccgccgacgatgccatTCATCTGCCGGCTTCCACGCGGCAATCGCAGCATCCGTTTGACCGCAGCCCGCCATTCTCCTATCTTCAGTACGATCTCGAGGACCTTGCTGAGCACCAGTTTGTCGCCGTTGTAGACAAAGCCAATACCCCTACTCAAGGCTTTGTCGTTGCTGAGTTCTCAGACAGCTCGGATGCCATGATTCGTGCCAAGGTGGGCCTGGGTGGTCTGCTGAGTGCCGGCCTGAAGATGCGTCTTCCTGCGAACCGGCCCATGCTCACCGAAGTGAGAATTCCGGCATTGCATTCCAGTCTCCTTGATTATCGACTCAAGATCACGCGACACCCCCAGAGTCCGGAGTTGTTCGCTCCGCTTTTGCGGCAATCCATTGGCGACCCGCACGAGTCCAAGTTTTTTGTCAACGTCGATGATGTCAATGTCAACCTCCACGGCATGGCACCATTCGTGCCACCGCCGCTCCGCGAACAGGCTGCCTCGAATGGTGTTTCGTTCCAGCTCTGGACTGACCCGAGCATTGGTTCGACGGTCGACATCTCGCTACAGGTGGACATCACCAGCAGTCTTGGCGAGCTGGTCATGCGGTACCGCACCATCTTTGCTGCATTCCCGCTGCTGGTTGTGGCGCTTGTCCTCCGCAAGCAGTTCCAGATTTACGATGAGTCGGGATATTTCATCCCCTTCACCGACGCCCTAGATCGTGCCATGCGGTCTTCGCTTCCACTGTTGCTGGTCGCCATGTCGTTACTTGCTTCCTCGCTGGCTAGTCATCAGAGTCTCCCTCCGACGGACGACCCATTCCATTGGCGGACGAACTCCACCGAGACTCCCATCGATTTCACGAAGAATGACCTGTTGTTGGGATCTCAAGATACGTTTTTCTGGTTTCTGGTTCCGATCTTCGGTCTCATCAGCGTTGGCGCCTGCGTTATTATTAACTACCTGGCTCTGGCCATTGTCAACATCTTCTCTCTGGTCTATGGGATCCTGCATAGCAAGTCGGGTTATATCCGACGCGAGGAGCGAGT CAACCTGCCGATTTTCAGCCCGCCCACTCCGCGACGGCGTATCATCCACACTGCcatcctcctgctgctcGTCTCAACCATCATCCCCTACCAGTTCGCCTATATGGTGGCCTGTATCGTGCAGCTAGCCACATGCGTCCGGGCACAATGGCACGCCAAAGAAACCAAGTCCGCATCCCATCTCAACTTCGGCAACTACGCGCACTCGATCTTGATCCTGATGCTGTGGGTCTTGCCAATTAACGTCCTGGTACTCCTGGTCTGGGCCCACAACCTCGTGGTACACTGGttcatgcccttctcctcgcACCACAACGTCCTCTCCATCATGcccttcctcatcctggtAGAAACCATGACCAGCGGCACAATGATCCCCCGCATAACCACCCGGTTCAAACACGTCacctcgatgatcttcttcgccatcgccatctacTCCGCGATCTACGGCGTCTCCTACGCCtacctcctccaccaccttgcCAACCTGCTCGCTGCCTGGTTTGTGGGTCTCTATCTATTTGGAAACAAGTTTTCCCCCCGCCGCCTGTGGCGCATTATCGATGGCGAGGAACACGCTCCCTCGGAACCTGGGAGTAGTCAcgtcaagaagaagccatgA